The following are from one region of the Arachis duranensis cultivar V14167 chromosome 10, aradu.V14167.gnm2.J7QH, whole genome shotgun sequence genome:
- the LOC107470227 gene encoding uncharacterized protein LOC107470227, producing MQELRHRVQNLERQLADQEHDRRTTDPTYSPSPESRERDSHRSHPWHASASRTEVESTREDSPIPRRRNDTIIYSRGKETRHKGRDHEGEEGRHVRMRQPVIMGATPFHRSILEVRLLKHFDKLTDMRYDGTQDPLEHLTAFEARMNLEGVGNEVRCRAFPVTLAEPAIRWFNSLPQGSIYEFLDISRAFLAQFTTRIVKAKHPINLLGIIQRPGEPTRKYLDRFNDECLEIDSLTDSVASLYLMTGLLNEDFRKYLTTKPVWMMHEIQTVAKEYLNDEEVSQVVAANKRHNGYNQLRQQGNGERQKEQVKEGGPSKAPRLFSRIGKFTNYTPLTLPIMEVYQQIAKKGILLKHRPLKDRTGGNKNLYCDYHKGYGHQTQDCFDLRDALEQAIRDGKLSEFSYLIREPRRQPISNPRNDEGAGSHPAPLEAKPLMVGPHHRLLRK from the coding sequence atgcaggagctacgCCACAGAGTCCAAAATCTGGAGAGACAACTAGCCGATCAGGAGCACGATCGACGGACCACCGATCCTACTTACTCCCCGTCCCCAGAGAGCCGGGAGAGAGATTCCCACCGGAGTCACCCCTGGCACGCCTCCGCTTCCAGAACGGAAGTGGAAAGCACCCGAGAAGACTCTCCCATCCCGAGAAGACGAAATGACACAATCATCTACTCCCGAGGCAAGGAAACACGCCACAAGGGACGAGATCACGAAGGCGAAGAAGGAAGGCATGTGAGGATGCGGCAACCTGTGATAATGGGCGCCACCCCGTTCCATCGGTCCATCCTTGAGGTCCGGTTGCTGAAGCACTTTGACAAACTaacggacatgaggtacgatGGAACCCAAGACCCTCTGGAACACCTCACGGCTTTTGAGGCTAGAATGAATCTGGAGGGAGTAGGGAATGAGGTGAGGTGTCGGGCCTTCCCGGTCACCCTAGCCGAACCTGCGATCCGATGGTTTAACAGCCTCCCGCAAGGGTCCATCTATGAGTTTTTGGACATCAGTCGTGCTTTCTTGGCTCAATTCACAACACGAATAGTGAAGGCAAAACACCCGATCAACCTGCTCGGGATAATCCAAAGGCCCGGGGAGCCGACCAGGAAATACCTGGACCGCTTCAACGACGAATGCTTAGAAATTGACAGCCTAACCGATTCGGTGGCCAGCCTCTATCTGATGACCGGCCTCCTGAACGAGGactttcgaaaatatctcaccaCGAAACCGGTTTGGATGATGCACGAAATCCAAACGGTGGCTAAGGAATACCTAAATGACGAGGAAGTTAGCCAGGTCGTGGCTGCCAATAAACGGCACAACGGCTACAATCAACTGAGGCAACAGGGTAATGGAGAGAGGCAGAAAGAACAAGTTAAAGAAGGAGGGCCAAGCAAGGCACCCAGACTGTTTTCCCGAATCGGAAAGTTCACAAACTACACTCCACTCACTCTCCCCATCATGGAAGTTTACCAGCAAATAGCCAAGAAAGGGATCTTGTTGAAGCACCGACCACTCAAAGACCGCACGGGGGGAAACAAGAACCTCTACTGTGACTACCACAAGGGCTATGGACACCAAACACAGGACTGCTTTGACCTGAGAGATGCATTAGAGCAAGCCATAAGAGACGGTAAACTCTCAGAATTCTCCTATCTTATAAGGGAACCGAGGAGGCAACCGATCTCTAATCCAAGGAATGATGAAGGAGCCGGCAGTCACCCTGCACCTCTCGAAGCTAAGCCCCTCATGGTTGGACCCCATCACCGACTTCTTAGAAAATGA